Part of the Methanobacterium sp. Maddingley MBC34 genome, AGAATTCTCAGATAAGATATGCCAGTTAACCGAAGCCAAATGCACAACTGGAAAACCATCTTCAATCAGATCAGCATACCAGGGGGATTAATAAATTGCGTAAAGAAATAAGAATAGCTGGATTTGGTGGTCAGGGAGTTATACTGGCTGGAATAGTCATAGGTAAAGCTGCAGCATTATACGATGGATTACATGCAGTTCAAACCCAATCCTATGGTCCGGAAGCACGAGGAGGTGCTTCCAGAACAGAATTGGTTATCAGTGATGAAGAAATTGATTATCCTAAAGTACACCATCCAGACATATTCGTAGCCATGTCCCATGAGGCGTTAATAGCTTATTTGGATGGATTGAAAAAGGGAGGTATCCTGATAATCGATCCAGACATGGTAATGGAGGATAAGATTCGTTCGTTTGTGGAAGAACATGATATTAAAGTTTACCATGCACCAGCCACCCGTACCGCTGATGAGAAGGTGGGCCTTCGGATCGTGGCCAATATCGTAATGATCGGTGCTATAACTGGCTTCACTAAGGTTATATCTGAAGAAGCAGCTCGTAACGCCATAACTGCCAGTGTCCCCCCGGGAACTGAGGAAAAAAATCTGTCTGCATTTGAAGCAGGAATGGAACTTTCCAGCCAGGAGGTTTAAAATTTGAAGATCCATGAGTACCAGGCCAAAGAGATTTTTCGTGAAGGAGGAATACCCACACCACAAAGTATAATGGCGGAAACTCCTGAAGAAGCTCAAAAAGCTGCTTTAACCATTGATAAGCCAGTGGCTATAAAATCACAGGTTCTTATTGGTGGAAGAGGCAAAGCAGGCGGTATTAAATTCGCTGAAAACCCTCCAGAAGCATATCAAATCACTGAAACATTATTAGGATCTGATATTAGGGGTGAAACTGTCCAGAAAGTATTGGTTGAAGAAATGCTTGATATTCGGGATGAATTTTATTTGAGTGTGGCAGTGGACCGGTCTGCTCGTAAACCTATTATAATGGCCAGTAAATCTGGTGGGGTGGATATTGAGGAAGTAGCTCATAAAACCCCTGAAAAAATATTTAAATATTATCTGGATCCCCTGGATGAGTTCATGCCCTATCAGGCCCGGGAGATAGCCCGTAAAATGGGAGTAACCAATGATCTAATATCTTCAGTGGGAGGGATCATCTGGAAACTTTACCAGATATTCAAGAAGTACGATGCCAATATAGCAGAGATCAACCCCCTGGTTCTCACCAGCAAGGGAATTATTGCTGCTGATGCCAAACTGGACATTGATGATGATTCTCTGTACCGTCACCGGGATCTGGCAAAGCTTAAAACCGAACCCAGTGATGAATTTGCCTATGTGAAACTAGACGGAGATATTGCAGTCATTGGTAATGGTGCTGGTCTCACCCTTACTGGAATGGACATGCTCAAACTCTACGGTGGAGAACCAGCCACTTTCCTGGATATTGGTGGTGGAGCATCACAGGAAAACATTGCCCGGGCACTGAACCTGGTTATATCCAACCCTCAAGTAAAGGTAGTGTTTTTAAATGTTTTAGGTGGGATAACCAGGGCAGATGATGTAGCTAATGGTGTTATCAGTGTCTTGGAAGAGTCTAAGCGAGAAGTCCCTCTGGTTATACGACTAACTGGTACCAATGAAGCGGAAGGTCAACGTATCCTTACCGAGGCAGGAGTTAGTTATGAAACTTCCATGGAAGCCGCTGCCAGAAAAGCAGTTGAGTTGTGTAATGATTTAAAATAAAAAAATAATATTATTTTTTATTTTTTATTTTCCTGTAATCTATCTTTTCATTTATTTAGATTATCCATTTAATCAGAGATTTTTTTTATTTTGAATAGGAGAATATAATTTAAAAAGGGAATGGATTAATGAATGGTTTTATATTTTAAAACCGGCTTTATCTCAAACTGGATCTTACACTTATCAAGTGAGCTACCACCATGGCAGATAAGAATATATAGGTTATCATGGCGGCTCCATTGATGGTTCTGTTGAAAAGGAAAAGTCCGATTATACTTTGGGCCATGAATGCGGTTAATGCACCAATGAGTAATGCTTCCCTTCCAAGGTATCTTCTACTTCCAACTCTTCTCTTGCTACGGTACTTTCGAAGCACGTAAAAACCACTGCAGATAACAAAGGCACACCAGCATAGTAAAGCAAAGAGGCCACCGTATCCAAAGTCAAATGCCACTCCAAAGATTCCGGGAAGCATATAGTCAATGATATCCTTTTTGGTGACTAAAACTCCGAAAAACAGTGGGAAAGGTAAGGTGAAAGTGTTTATCAGGTTCATGGGTAGTGTAATGTATCCGTCAGAGCCACCCAGGCAGTTTGCTCCCCAGTAGCATGACCCCTGAACATGTCCCCATAGTTGGGTGTTTTTAACAACCATTTTCAGACTGGGAATAGCATATTCCTCTAATCGGGTTAACCTAAGCAGAGGACTAAGTACTGAAGCATTAAACACTCTTGAAAATATTTCCAGGAGGGCAAAACCACCCACAGCTGCTGCCACCACAGTAGTAACCCTTTTTCGGGTAATTTTGACGCTTCTTCGGAAGCTTTTGGACATGATAAGGTATCCCAGGAACCATCCCAGGAACCATAATATGAGGAATGAACGGTGCATCAAACCTCCAGCAACAGCTATAACTCCGAAAAGGATGAGTGAAAGGGCAGTGATTGAGGTTGATTTAATTTCAACTTCACTTAACAGACTGGCTGATGCTGAAAGAGTTGTCCATGCAAAAACTGCCAATGGACCAAAGGGATGGGTGAACTCCTGATGGGAAACATAGGGCAGGAAAAGAAGGGCAGTATCCACACTAAAAATTCCCGCCAGGAACATGGTTAAAATAAGGGATAAGAAAAGTACCATGCTCAAGGTGAATGGAATGATATTTATAAGCAGTAAAATGCCCATATGTATTATCACGGCCACTTCTAATATGAGCTGTAAATGGTTTTGGGCGATTAGCATGATTATCACTTGATTTTGGTACCTATTCTTTTTTTTTAAAAGATGTTTACAATGAATACAAAGGAGTCTATGATGGGGTTGGTGCGGGCACTGTTTTTCGATAAATATTTGGAATTCTAATAAATAATCACAGGATCATATATTCAGATTGAAGGAATATAAGTTATCCTTAATTTGATGGAAGGATCAATGATTTTTAAGCTAAGTTGTGGATCATCTATTTTTCACTATGTTATGAATTCCATTTCGATTAGGATTTTCATCCCTATTTGGATTTTTCATATTACTGAATTTTTAATAGATTGTGTGAAATCATATGGTTAGATTTCGAATTATTTGATGTCTTTAATTACAAAGCATAACCATCACTGATCATCTAATTTTTATATCTAATCCCACATCTCTAAGCATTATCTGGATCTTATATTTATAATGATCTTATCCTCCGAAGAAGCTCATTATGTAATCATAGAAACTCTGCAAATAATTCTTTATCTGATCCAGTATTCCCTGGGATTGGGTGGCCTGTTGTGTGGCTGCTTGAAGTTGATTCTTGAAATCAGTAAGACTGCCCTGAACTTTCTGCGAGTTGGCAAGGGCATTGGCTATATCTTGAGCCTGCTGGTCGCTTAAATTTATGTTCAGACTGTTGGCAACATTGATAACTATAACCTTTATCTGGGTAGGGTCCTGTAAATTCTGTTTTTGAACTTCCTGTTTAGCTTTATCAAAGAGTT contains:
- a CDS encoding succinyl-CoA synthetase, beta subunit (PFAM: CoA-ligase; ATP-grasp domain~TIGRFAM: succinyl-CoA synthetase, beta subunit); translation: MKIHEYQAKEIFREGGIPTPQSIMAETPEEAQKAALTIDKPVAIKSQVLIGGRGKAGGIKFAENPPEAYQITETLLGSDIRGETVQKVLVEEMLDIRDEFYLSVAVDRSARKPIIMASKSGGVDIEEVAHKTPEKIFKYYLDPLDEFMPYQAREIARKMGVTNDLISSVGGIIWKLYQIFKKYDANIAEINPLVLTSKGIIAADAKLDIDDDSLYRHRDLAKLKTEPSDEFAYVKLDGDIAVIGNGAGLTLTGMDMLKLYGGEPATFLDIGGGASQENIARALNLVISNPQVKVVFLNVLGGITRADDVANGVISVLEESKREVPLVIRLTGTNEAEGQRILTEAGVSYETSMEAAARKAVELCNDLK
- a CDS encoding 2-oxoacid:ferredoxin oxidoreductase, gamma subunit (PFAM: Pyruvate ferredoxin/flavodoxin oxidoreductase~TIGRFAM: 2-oxoacid:acceptor oxidoreductase, gamma subunit, pyruvate/2-ketoisovalerate family), which codes for MRKEIRIAGFGGQGVILAGIVIGKAAALYDGLHAVQTQSYGPEARGGASRTELVISDEEIDYPKVHHPDIFVAMSHEALIAYLDGLKKGGILIIDPDMVMEDKIRSFVEEHDIKVYHAPATRTADEKVGLRIVANIVMIGAITGFTKVISEEAARNAITASVPPGTEEKNLSAFEAGMELSSQEV